Proteins encoded in a region of the Flammeovirga yaeyamensis genome:
- a CDS encoding phytoene desaturase family protein: MSSIGIIGSGFSGLSAAITLANKGHEVHVYEKNEMSGGRARTWTQDGFTFDLGPSWYWMPEVFEKFFEDNGAKVSDYYQLERLSPSYRIYWSKEDYTDIPSDLDELGDLFESWEKGAKQHLLDFIDEAEIKYKIGMDDFVHRPSYSFLDFAEWQVVKNIPRLNLVNNFASYIRKYFKHEKILKILEFPVLFLGDVAKRTPALYSLMNYADLKLGTWYPTGGFGSVAKAFEKLAIEKGVIFHFNSNVEKVICEGREATDFVINGQKLKHDQWIASCDYEHFDQKLLPQSHRNYSPSYWGKRKMAPSCLMYYIGLDTEIPEILHHNLFFDTDFDAHASEIYDKPAWPKEPLFYSSIPSKTDNTIIPEGGENLVLLIPVAPGLEDTEEIREKYFQIMVERLKKSTGLDISKHIICKRTFAYKDFVEDYNAFRGNAYGLSNVLTQTAFLKPSIKLKKIDNVMMTGQLTVPGPGVPPSIISGQLVANEVLKKLPSIQSVNA; the protein is encoded by the coding sequence ATGAGTTCAATCGGTATTATAGGTTCAGGTTTTTCGGGGCTTTCAGCGGCAATCACTTTAGCAAATAAAGGCCATGAAGTTCATGTCTACGAAAAAAATGAAATGTCAGGAGGTAGAGCCAGAACTTGGACTCAAGATGGTTTTACTTTTGATCTTGGTCCCTCATGGTATTGGATGCCAGAGGTATTCGAAAAGTTTTTCGAAGACAATGGTGCAAAGGTTTCGGATTATTATCAATTAGAAAGATTATCACCCTCTTACAGAATTTATTGGTCTAAAGAGGACTATACAGATATACCATCAGATTTAGATGAATTAGGTGATTTATTTGAATCGTGGGAAAAAGGAGCGAAACAACATTTACTTGATTTCATCGATGAAGCGGAAATCAAATATAAAATCGGGATGGACGATTTTGTTCACAGACCATCTTATTCTTTCTTGGATTTTGCAGAATGGCAAGTGGTGAAAAATATTCCAAGGTTAAACCTGGTGAATAACTTTGCTAGCTATATCAGAAAGTATTTTAAACATGAGAAGATTCTTAAAATTTTAGAATTTCCCGTTTTATTTCTTGGTGATGTAGCAAAACGTACACCTGCTTTATATAGCTTAATGAACTATGCTGATCTTAAATTAGGTACATGGTATCCAACAGGAGGTTTTGGTTCTGTAGCAAAAGCATTTGAAAAATTAGCCATTGAAAAGGGAGTTATTTTCCACTTCAACAGCAATGTGGAAAAAGTAATTTGTGAAGGTAGAGAAGCAACAGATTTTGTGATCAATGGACAGAAATTAAAGCATGATCAATGGATTGCTTCATGCGATTATGAACATTTTGATCAGAAGTTATTACCCCAAAGCCATAGAAACTATTCTCCCTCTTACTGGGGGAAAAGAAAAATGGCTCCATCTTGTTTGATGTATTATATTGGCCTAGATACTGAAATTCCTGAAATTTTACATCACAATTTATTTTTTGATACTGATTTCGATGCTCACGCATCAGAAATTTATGATAAACCGGCATGGCCAAAAGAACCATTATTCTACTCTTCTATACCTTCAAAAACAGACAATACTATTATTCCTGAAGGAGGAGAAAATTTGGTATTATTAATCCCGGTGGCACCTGGCTTAGAAGATACTGAAGAAATACGTGAAAAATATTTCCAAATAATGGTAGAAAGGTTAAAGAAATCTACCGGTTTGGACATCTCTAAACATATTATCTGTAAAAGAACATTTGCTTACAAAGATTTTGTAGAGGATTATAATGCATTCAGAGGAAACGCATATGGCCTTTCTAATGTTCTTACTCAAACAGCATTCCTTAAACCTTCCATAAAATTAAAGAAGATTGATAATGTTATGATGACAGGACAATTAACTGTGCCTGGCCCTGGAGTTCCTCCATCAATCATTTCAGGACAATTAGTCGCTAACGAAGTTTTAAAGAAATTACCAAGTATCCAATCTGTCAACGCTTAA
- a CDS encoding alpha-L-rhamnosidase-related protein, protein MNKNLRLLIPLLLGVLLISCEDDKNTLYESDQFSVFKDHVEQGEYKANVVSSKEMNSTYKSPLQDAYSRAIEFKFSINGKDDELPYGKNHRLVVRSENGKYTSPVIKFGEQKADSEQLDKMDWMEKNTSVTIRVDFSKVLKDFENKGYYEDIHGEKIYKKDFKGLYVAGGSAPMKWDFDNLGDFEQLKDENGDGVYEITLTMNQPDPEKITSPVWKSSKNLSKYPTYNSDIPLVDALYNLALNELVADSEADGTFRTGKEWGGVWTRDISYSIVLSLSILDPDRAKTSLRRKVKRNRIIQDTGSGGAWPVSSDRVTWALAAWNVYTTTGDKKWLKEAYAVISNTIEDDMMVVYDAETGLMRGESSFLDWRKQTYPRWMDNVDIYRSLNLGTNVDHYEAMQIAARMAGLLGKEKDAKAFKEKAVNLKNAINNHLWMEDKGYYAQYLYGRDYMVQSPKFEALGEALSIIFDVASEEKAKTIVEKSPITPYGAACVYPQIPGIRPYHNNGIWPFVQAYWNIATAKAGNGTALEHGLASIYRPAALFLTNKENFVAEDGDYMDTEVNSDEMLWSLSGNMAMIYRVYFGINIDEKGMLHFNPVVPKRYGGKKELKNVKLWENNLDITLSGYGNQVKSITIDGKSVNKPQFDLSKGGKHTIEIVLADNDITEGSSSNKVPNKFHLGTPVAKLQGGEFVWEEVKGANEYEVFVNGKSTTKTNKTSFNLSEDAKLTEIAVRAIDTDGDVSYLSEPIQVGKIMTKNISRIARASKRVKIDDAPSGVLELSKSNNKKVSFKMTVPESGDYMVWLSYTNGSGPWNTDNKCAIRTLYVNNTNYGALVMAQRGTGEWSSIGKTNHISVKLKKGVNNFSLRFEDYNENMNVDVNTALIENVYLIKK, encoded by the coding sequence ATGAATAAAAACTTACGATTGCTAATCCCTTTATTATTGGGTGTTCTGTTAATTAGCTGTGAAGACGATAAAAATACCCTGTATGAATCGGATCAATTTTCTGTATTTAAAGATCATGTAGAGCAAGGAGAGTACAAAGCAAATGTGGTGTCGAGTAAAGAAATGAACTCTACTTACAAAAGTCCTTTGCAAGATGCCTACAGCAGAGCAATTGAATTTAAATTTAGTATCAACGGAAAAGACGATGAATTGCCTTATGGTAAAAATCACCGTTTAGTAGTTCGTTCTGAAAATGGTAAATATACTTCTCCGGTTATAAAGTTTGGAGAACAGAAAGCAGACTCAGAGCAATTGGATAAAATGGATTGGATGGAGAAAAATACATCTGTAACCATTCGTGTTGATTTTTCTAAAGTACTTAAGGATTTTGAAAACAAAGGATATTATGAAGATATCCATGGAGAAAAAATTTATAAGAAAGATTTTAAAGGGTTATATGTAGCAGGAGGTAGTGCCCCTATGAAATGGGACTTTGATAACCTTGGTGATTTCGAACAATTGAAAGATGAAAATGGAGATGGAGTGTATGAAATTACGCTAACAATGAATCAGCCTGATCCTGAAAAAATAACATCTCCAGTATGGAAATCTTCTAAAAATTTAAGCAAATACCCAACCTATAATTCTGATATACCTTTAGTAGATGCTTTATATAACTTGGCTTTGAACGAATTAGTAGCGGACTCTGAAGCAGACGGTACATTTAGAACAGGTAAAGAATGGGGTGGAGTTTGGACAAGAGATATTTCTTATTCTATTGTTTTGAGTTTATCTATTTTAGATCCTGATAGAGCAAAGACATCTTTAAGAAGAAAAGTAAAAAGAAATAGAATCATACAAGATACGGGTTCAGGAGGAGCATGGCCAGTATCATCCGATCGTGTAACATGGGCTTTGGCAGCTTGGAATGTGTACACTACAACCGGAGATAAGAAATGGTTAAAGGAAGCATATGCTGTCATTTCGAATACTATCGAAGATGACATGATGGTGGTATATGATGCCGAAACAGGCTTAATGAGAGGAGAGTCGTCTTTCCTAGATTGGAGAAAGCAAACGTATCCGCGTTGGATGGATAATGTAGATATCTATAGATCATTAAACTTAGGTACGAACGTTGACCATTATGAAGCAATGCAAATTGCGGCTCGTATGGCTGGTTTATTAGGTAAAGAGAAAGATGCAAAGGCATTTAAGGAAAAAGCAGTAAACTTAAAAAATGCCATCAATAATCATCTATGGATGGAGGATAAAGGATATTACGCTCAATATTTATACGGTAGAGATTATATGGTGCAATCCCCCAAATTCGAAGCTTTGGGAGAAGCGTTATCCATAATATTTGATGTGGCTTCTGAAGAAAAAGCCAAAACGATTGTAGAAAAGTCGCCAATAACACCATATGGTGCGGCATGCGTTTACCCTCAGATTCCTGGAATTAGACCCTACCATAATAACGGAATTTGGCCATTCGTTCAGGCCTATTGGAATATTGCAACAGCAAAAGCGGGTAATGGAACGGCCCTAGAACATGGTTTAGCATCAATTTATCGTCCTGCAGCATTGTTCTTGACAAACAAAGAAAACTTTGTGGCAGAAGATGGAGATTATATGGATACTGAAGTAAATTCAGACGAGATGTTGTGGAGTTTATCAGGAAACATGGCTATGATATATCGTGTGTATTTCGGTATCAATATCGATGAAAAAGGTATGCTACATTTTAATCCAGTTGTTCCAAAGAGATATGGTGGAAAGAAAGAATTGAAAAATGTAAAGCTATGGGAGAATAACCTAGATATCACTTTGTCAGGATATGGTAATCAGGTGAAATCAATTACCATTGATGGAAAATCAGTAAATAAACCACAATTTGATTTATCAAAAGGAGGAAAGCATACGATAGAAATTGTATTAGCTGATAATGACATTACTGAGGGTTCATCTTCAAACAAGGTACCTAATAAGTTCCATTTAGGAACACCAGTAGCTAAGTTGCAAGGTGGTGAATTTGTGTGGGAGGAAGTGAAGGGTGCAAATGAGTACGAAGTTTTCGTCAACGGAAAATCAACTACCAAAACCAACAAAACATCATTCAATTTATCGGAGGACGCAAAGCTAACAGAAATTGCTGTTCGTGCCATCGATACTGATGGAGATGTATCTTATTTGTCAGAACCAATTCAAGTAGGTAAAATCATGACTAAAAATATCTCAAGAATTGCGAGGGCGAGTAAGAGGGTGAAAATTGATGATGCACCTTCTGGAGTTCTAGAGTTATCTAAATCAAACAATAAAAAAGTTTCATTTAAAATGACCGTACCTGAATCGGGTGATTATATGGTTTGGTTGTCGTATACTAATGGTAGTGGACCATGGAATACCGATAATAAATGTGCTATCCGAACACTTTATGTAAACAATACGAATTATGGTGCATTAGTAATGGCACAAAGAGGTACTGGCGAATGGTCGAGTATTGGTAAAACCAACCATATTTCTGTAAAATTAAAGAAAGGGGTCAACAACTTCTCTCTACGATTTGAAGATTACAATGAAAACATGAATGTGGATGTAAATACAGCATTGATTGAGAATGTATATCTCATTAAAAAATAA
- the pyrF gene encoding orotidine-5'-phosphate decarboxylase, which yields MTKKELFEEIKKKESFLCVGLDTDPNKIPAHLHKADDPIFEFNKQIIDATADYCVSYKPNIAFYESLGPKGWDSLQKTLEYMPKSHFSIADAKRGDIGNTSKMYAKAFFENMDFDSITVAPYMGEDSVTPFLMDGKWVIVLAHTSNKGGLDFQKIVNQETGNFLFQDVMLKNQEWASTDQLMFVVGATRAESLLDVRKVAPDNFLLVPGVGAQGGDLQGVAKYGMNKECGLLVNSSRGIIYASNGEDFATVAQNEAKKLQQEMADLLEKYL from the coding sequence ATGACAAAAAAAGAATTATTTGAAGAAATAAAGAAAAAGGAAAGCTTTCTGTGTGTGGGATTGGATACAGATCCAAACAAAATCCCTGCTCATTTACACAAAGCAGACGATCCCATTTTTGAATTTAATAAGCAAATAATTGATGCAACTGCTGACTATTGTGTATCTTATAAACCAAATATCGCATTCTATGAATCTTTAGGTCCTAAAGGCTGGGATTCTTTACAAAAGACATTGGAATACATGCCAAAATCTCACTTCAGCATTGCAGATGCTAAGCGTGGTGATATTGGAAACACCTCAAAAATGTATGCAAAAGCATTTTTTGAAAACATGGATTTCGATTCAATTACCGTAGCCCCTTACATGGGTGAAGATTCTGTAACTCCTTTCCTAATGGACGGAAAATGGGTAATTGTTTTAGCACACACCTCAAATAAAGGCGGTTTAGATTTCCAGAAAATTGTGAACCAAGAAACGGGAAATTTCCTGTTTCAAGATGTGATGCTGAAAAACCAAGAATGGGCTTCTACAGATCAGTTAATGTTTGTAGTAGGTGCTACTAGAGCAGAGAGTTTATTGGATGTTAGAAAAGTAGCTCCAGATAATTTCTTGCTAGTTCCTGGTGTGGGTGCTCAAGGTGGCGACTTACAAGGAGTAGCAAAATACGGAATGAACAAAGAATGTGGTTTATTGGTCAACTCATCTCGAGGAATCATTTATGCTTCTAATGGTGAAGATTTCGCCACTGTTGCCCAAAATGAAGCCAAGAAATTACAACAAGAGATGGCTGATCTTTTAGAAAAGTATCTTTAA
- a CDS encoding protein adenylyltransferase SelO produces MKLNIIDTFASELPADKEVNNTIRQVENACYSYVTPTKTSSPQLLHVSNEMVEALGINKEDIDSKEFLDIVTGNAVFPNTSPYAMCYGGHQFGQWAGQLGDGRAINLFEVEHDHKNWAVQLKGAGLTPYSRHADGLAVLRSSIREYLCSEAMYHLGIPTTRALSLSLSGDKVLRDVMYDGNSKYEPGAIVSRVAPSFIRFGNFEILAAQQDHATLKQLADYTITHFYPELDINSETIYVDFFREVSKRNLEMVIHWQRVGFVHGVMNTDNMSILGLTIDYGPYGWLEGYDFGWTPNTTDRVNKRYRYGTQGEIVGWNLFKLANALFPLIGEAEGLQDALNEYRDSYDTAYYTMMSEKLGLFEGEHKTLIDELNKVLHKTETDMTIFFRQLSDFDPHETKNWLSVIRPAFYDIDEVAEGIYDLWESWFTAYRSKLIDQNMDQKERAEKMNGINPKYVLRNYMAQLAIDDAEKGNYELIAELFEVLKHPYDHQKDKEKWYAKRPDWARNKVGCSMLSCSS; encoded by the coding sequence ATGAAACTAAACATCATTGATACTTTCGCTTCTGAATTACCAGCTGATAAAGAAGTGAATAATACGATTAGACAAGTGGAGAACGCTTGTTACTCTTATGTGACTCCTACGAAAACGTCTTCTCCCCAATTATTACATGTTTCTAATGAAATGGTTGAAGCACTTGGAATTAATAAAGAAGATATCGATTCCAAAGAATTCCTTGATATTGTCACGGGCAATGCGGTTTTCCCTAATACCTCACCCTATGCTATGTGCTATGGCGGACATCAATTTGGTCAGTGGGCAGGACAATTGGGTGATGGGCGAGCAATCAATCTTTTTGAGGTTGAGCATGACCATAAAAATTGGGCAGTACAATTAAAAGGTGCAGGCCTTACTCCTTATTCTAGACATGCCGATGGATTAGCTGTTTTAAGGTCTTCTATCAGAGAATATTTATGTTCGGAAGCCATGTATCATTTGGGTATTCCAACTACTCGAGCGTTATCACTTTCTCTTTCTGGCGATAAAGTTTTAAGAGATGTGATGTACGATGGTAATTCTAAATACGAACCGGGTGCTATCGTTTCAAGAGTTGCCCCATCATTTATCCGATTCGGAAATTTTGAAATTCTTGCCGCCCAACAAGATCACGCTACTTTAAAACAGTTGGCAGATTATACAATTACTCATTTTTATCCTGAATTGGACATCAATAGTGAGACGATCTATGTCGATTTCTTTAGAGAAGTAAGTAAAAGAAATTTAGAGATGGTGATTCACTGGCAAAGAGTAGGATTTGTACATGGAGTGATGAATACCGATAATATGTCAATTTTAGGCTTAACCATTGATTATGGTCCTTACGGTTGGTTAGAAGGCTACGATTTTGGATGGACACCTAACACGACCGACAGGGTTAATAAACGCTACAGATATGGCACTCAGGGTGAAATTGTGGGATGGAATCTATTCAAACTTGCCAATGCTTTATTCCCTTTGATTGGTGAAGCAGAAGGACTTCAAGATGCGTTAAATGAGTATAGAGATAGTTATGATACGGCATATTATACAATGATGTCTGAAAAGCTGGGTCTTTTTGAAGGCGAGCATAAAACATTAATTGATGAACTAAATAAGGTACTTCATAAAACAGAAACAGATATGACTATTTTCTTCCGTCAGCTATCTGATTTTGACCCTCATGAAACAAAGAATTGGCTTTCTGTTATTCGCCCTGCCTTTTATGATATTGACGAAGTGGCTGAAGGCATTTATGACCTTTGGGAATCTTGGTTTACAGCATATCGTTCGAAATTGATAGATCAAAATATGGATCAAAAAGAAAGAGCGGAGAAAATGAATGGTATTAACCCAAAATATGTACTAAGAAATTACATGGCACAATTAGCCATTGATGATGCCGAAAAAGGAAATTATGAATTAATCGCTGAACTATTCGAAGTATTGAAACATCCCTACGATCATCAAAAAGATAAGGAGAAATGGTATGCTAAACGTCCTGATTGGGCAAGAAATAAAGTGGGTTGTTCGATGTTGTCTTGTAGTTCTTAA